Genomic DNA from Deinococcus sedimenti:
CACCACCGGCCCCAGCTTCAGGAACGCCCGGGGGCGCAGCCGCGCCACGACCAGCGTCACGCCCAGGGCCAGCAGCGCTTTCAGGCCGTGATCTGCGATCTTGTCCGGCTCGACGGCCGCGATGCCCAGCACACCCAGGCACAGCAGCATGACCTGCGCGATGATCAGCTGAATGCTCACGCCCGCACCTCCGCGCCCGCCAGGGCCAGTGCCGCGCGGCGGAACGCCTCACCCCGCGCCTTGTAATCCCTGAACTGATCGAAACTCGTCCCGATCGGGGCCAGCAGCACGGTTCCGTGACCCTCCGGCCCGCCCAGCACATCCAGGGCCGCCTGCGTCGCCGCGCGCATCGTCGCCTCACCGTCCGCGCCCGACACGACCCGGTAGGGAAGGCCCAGCCCACGGGCCAGGGCCTCGCCGTCCTCCCCGAACGCGATGACCTGCGCCACCCGCCCGGCCGCCGCCTCGCGCAGCGGGAGGAGATCCGCTCCCTTGTCCCGGCCACCCACCAGCCACGCGACCGGCGGCGCGGCGCGGTCCAGGGCCGCCTGAACGGCCAGGGTGCGCGTGGCGATCGAGTCCTCCACGAACCGCACATTCCCGATCCGCGCGACCGTCTCGAACCGCCCGGACACCGGCTGAGCCGCGCGCAGCGCCCCGGCCAGCACGTCCGCGTCCACCGGGCGGCCCAGGTGAACCAGCAGGGCCTCGGCTGCCAGCACCGCCGCCGCCGCGTTCGCCGGATGTACCCCCTCGGGCAGCGCAGAGGCGTCCAGCACGGCGGTCCCGTCGGCGAGTGCGATCCGGCCCGGCGTGAAGGGCCGCACCTGCGCGCGGCTGGGCACGTTCAGCCCCTCCGGCACCACCAGCACGTCCCTGGCCGCCTGACCCGCCGTGATGTTCTGCTTCGCCGCGTGGTACGCCTCCACCGTCCCATGCCGGTCTATGTGGTCCACGCCCAGGTTCGTGATGACCGCCACCGGCAGCCGCAGCCCAGGCACGCGTTCCAGCTGGAAACTGGACAGTTCCACCACG
This window encodes:
- the murD gene encoding UDP-N-acetylmuramoyl-L-alanine--D-glutamate ligase; translation: MKLDRVLVYGLGRSGRGAARFLARAGVRGEWVDARPGAEDEALMTELGWVRGDAGGAYDVVVAAPGVPIDHPDLLALQARGAEVIGEVVLAARLRPGLPMVGITGTAGKGSTTVLVAQLLRAAGLNAREGGNIDPPLLDVVDSAEVAVVELSSFQLERVPGLRLPVAVITNLGVDHIDRHGTVEAYHAAKQNITAGQAARDVLVVPEGLNVPSRAQVRPFTPGRIALADGTAVLDASALPEGVHPANAAAAVLAAEALLVHLGRPVDADVLAGALRAAQPVSGRFETVARIGNVRFVEDSIATRTLAVQAALDRAAPPVAWLVGGRDKGADLLPLREAAAGRVAQVIAFGEDGEALARGLGLPYRVVSGADGEATMRAATQAALDVLGGPEGHGTVLLAPIGTSFDQFRDYKARGEAFRRAALALAGAEVRA